Within Bdellovibrio sp. ArHS, the genomic segment CGAATCAAAGTAGCAAACTCCAGCGCCGCTTGTAACGGAACAACGGAAGGGTCGTTGCGCTACAACTCTACCAAAAAGAAAATGGAATATTGTAACGGCACGGACTGGACTCAAATATCTCAAGGTGTGATAGCTTCTTTGATTCTTGGTGCGCCGAGCAGTGCCATTGTTAAATCCGGCCCTGTCACTTTTGATGTGACTTACGGTTCAGGGGTGGATACCGGCACAATTAACTTAACTCCCGCCCATGTGACCATTGCCGGAACAGCCACCGCAGGATGCTCGGTGACGGGAGTTGCTGGTGGCGGAACAACCCGCACAGTGACGGTGAATGGTTGTACGGGAACAGGTTCTGTTTATATCACGATTGCACCAGGAACTGCGAACTCTACAACCGGGGATGCTGCACCCGCAGCAGGCCCATCTGCAAGTTACTTGGTTGATAACACAGGTCCCAATGCGCCAACATCGTTGGTACTCGGTTCTGTACCGAATAATTTCACAAACTCTCCAACGATCACTTACACCGCAGCGACAGATGTGGGTGGAAGTGCTATCGCTAAACACCAAGTGCAAATCAAGAAAACTTCAGATAGCAGCATCGTCAAGGCTTGGGCTGATCATGTCAGCGGGGCAGATATCAGTGGACTCAGTTTGACATTTAATACGAACTACACAGTGGAAGTTCGTGCCGAGGACGCCCTTGGCAATATCGGTGACATTGCCTCAGCCGCTTGGACAACGATTGATGATCCATGTCCAACGAACTATATTTTAGTTCCAGCTTTAGCGGGATACACGACGCAAGACTTCTGCGTGGCTCAGTATGAAATGAAAAGTAATTCTGGTGCCAAATCAGAACCTGCAGGAAATCCTTGGGTCAGCATCAATAGGGATGACTCAAGAACACAATGTACCAATTTAGGTGGTAAGTACGATTTGATTTCAAATAACCAATGGCAAACGATCGCCAGAAACATCGAGCAAGTTCCGTCCAATTGGTCAGGTGGTGCCGTCGGAAACGGAAAGCTTGCTAGAGGCTGGGCAGCTAACAGTGGAGCTTATCCTGACAGTGCTGGTGCCTACGATGGCTGGACAAATAGTGCCGTAGCTTCAAGCACGGGTCCTGCATGTCTTTACAACACGGGTGCGAATGCTTGTAGTTCAACGGGAACGCATCTTTATCGAAGAACTCACACCCTTACAAATGGAAAAGAGATCTGGGATTTCTCAGGAAATGTCTGGGAGTGGACTCGCGACAATTACGCGGACCTCGGTGTGAATCCGGCAATCAGCGCAGCTTGGCAGGAGATCTTCGGATTGTCAGTAACGAATAAAGGCCTATTTGGTCCGGCAGATGGAAACTTGAAGTCTAATCAGGGTATTGGACAAGCCTATGGTACGTCCAACGGGGCCGTCCTTCGTGGTGGTAACTGGAGCAACGGCGCGTACGTGGGCGTATTTGCAGTCAATCTGTTCTTTGCGCCGTCGATCCCGAACACGGACATCGGGTTTCGGTGCGTGTTCGTCCCGTAATTCTGCGGGGCGAAGCCCTGCAGTGGATCTGAGCCTGGCGACCAGCAAGGCAAATCAACTGTACGGAGCGAGCAAGTATTAACTTTATTAAATGAAGCGTCTTGAAGATCTGAAAGTGGGGGGCCGGTTTATTGATTATGCAAGTTTCGTTCATTTGTGAAAAGATATGACTATGCTTTGGTAGCTGCCGCCTAAACTACAAATCACTACAAATTGAGAATTCGACTTCAGTTATATCAAAAGCGGATATTTCAACTGGCGATAACTGCGTAATGGAGATCATTGGAACCGTATGGCTGCAGTCAAAATTGGAAATGACGGGATAAGGTCGAGGTCCAAGAATCTCTTTAAACAAATCTTCATAGGTAAACGAAGCGCCTTCTTGATTATAAAACTCTGGTTTTCCAATAATCAGACCTTTTATTTTCTCAAATACACCGATGAACTTTAGCTGCTGAAGGTGACGCTCGGTACGACTTAAAGGGGCGTCCATGTCTTCGATAAGTAAGATTTTATCTTGGAAGTCAGGCCAGTAAGGTGTTCCCGCAGCAGACATAAGGGTGTTCAGGTTCAAGGCTAAGATTTCTCCGCTAGCAACGCCAGGATGAAGCACTTTCCAGCCCTCATTGTTCTGCCAATGGCGGGGCAGATTTTTCCAATCGCCATTAGACCAATCCCTTTTGTGATTACTCCATCTCTGTGGAGGATTGATTTTGCGAAATCCTTTGTTTGGCAGAGTGACTGCATCCAGAAACCACTGTGTGCTTTCCGGAACTCCGTCGGGCCACTCTCCAAACCAGCACATAACGCTGGGGCCGTAGACTGTTCGCAGCCCAGAGAACTTCATGATGGCTAGATGCAAAGAGGTGACATCGCTAAAACCACAAATGACTTTGCGGTGTTCACGTATTTTTTCGAAATCCAAAAAGGGAATCAAACTGGAAGAGTTGTTTCCGCCAATAGTTGATACGAGCCCTTGAACCTCAGGATCCTCGATTAAGGACATAAACTCTTGTGCTCGCTCTTCGGGCGTACCAGAGCGATAACCTTGAGACTTGCGAGCATGCGTGAGGGAGCCCAGTTTGACTTTAAAACCAACGCGCTCAAGATTTTTTATGCCGTTAACAAAGAGTCCTTCATTCCAAGAGTAGCCCGGACTGGAGGGGGTGAATACTCCGATGGTGTCGCCGACTTTTAAGGGCTTTGGTGCGCGGATTGGTTTTGCCACGATTAGAGTTTGAAACTTTTTGGAGAAATGGGTTTGCGGGGAGGAATACGACGCTGGGTTAGTCGAAGAAGCTCCTCAATAAGCCCGCAATAAGCAGCAAATGTTAAAGTCTGTTTTTTATGTCCAGTATTTCGTTCCATACATTAAATATATCCGCATATTCTTTAATTTTACTAAAGTTAACATCGGGGACATTTCTTAGAATTGTTAGAATATCTCCCTTGTCTGTGAACTCTCTTGACCGATCTCCAGCAAAAGCTTGGATTTTTAATCCGATTAAATCTTCAGGACTGACAACCTGATAAGGGAATCCATCAATAGTTCTAAGATGCTCTAGCATTTCTTGGGACTTTGGGCGGTTCGCGAAAATAATATCAATTTGTGCGTGTCCCGAAAGCTGCAGAACCTCCGCGTTTTCGTTGACTACTTTCAAACTTAGATCATGAGCAATTTCTTTGAGTGCGTTTTTATGCTGGCCATGAATTAAAAAATCAATGTCGAAGGTGGTTCTTTCGCCACCATAGGCAAACACCGCCATCCCACCGATAATGCCAAACTGGATATGTCTTTTTTGTAGTTCGTTCGTGAACTCTGTTATTCCTTGTATCAGTGACATAGTCGATCCAGGATGACATAGGCCAAGGATTCGCACAAGACCCTCATCTTTAAAATGGGTAAGTGGAGCTCTAGAGTCGTAGAACCGCAGAGTCGGAGTTTTCTGCCGGCGGCAGAAAACGACAAAACCCAAAACAGAGATCGAAGACGGGAAACTTCAGAACCTACTCCGACGCAGTCGGAGTGCAGACAGCACAAATAAAAAAACCGCCAGAAGGGCGGTTGTTTTATTTGGATGGGGTAGCAGGACTCGAACCTGCGAATGACAGAATCAAAATCTGTTGACTTACCAACTTGTCGATACCCCAGCAAGAAGTCTTATAGAAACGCTAAATTACGGATTTTGGGGCTCAAAAGCAAGAAAAGATTCAATGCGTCAACCAAAAGTCCCCTGGCACCTTTTTAAAAAAAAGCCCGTCGGGATCGACGGGCTTTAAAGGTTCCATGGGTTTTTCTGAAGCCGCCTCCCTTGTCTTCTCCACATTTGAAGGCAAGTCGGCGAGTGAGCAGGGAACTTCGATCCTTAGTAATCGTCGCCGTAGTCGCTGTTAGGCGCCTTTTGGCGTTTTAGATTTACCAGGGTTTCTCCCATGGATTTTAATTCTTTTTCATAAGCTTCGAAGATCAGGTCTTCGATCATCGTGCGTGTCTCTTGATTTAAGGGATGCGCGATATCACGGAACTGACCGTCTTTGCGTTTCTTACTGGGCATAGCTACAAACAGCCCGCTCGTGCCCTGAATGACTTTCAGGTCGCGAACAACGAAACAATTGTCGAGCGTGATGGACACATAAGCCTTTAGGCGGTCCTCATTGACTGGAAATACTTTGACCTCGGTGACTTTCATGCCGTGTCCCTTTCGTGGTGTCGTTCTCGTTGCAAACTTTGGAGCCATACTATGGTCCGTTATTCTTCTCGGTAGGTGCGAAAAAAACTAAAGACCTAGGTCGAGGAATTTTACAGGTTTTCTACATCCCCGGACCTCTTTGTCTTGATCTGAGACAAAGTGCCCATTTGTATAGCATGTAACCAAGGAAATCCCATATTACGTATGTGTATTGACGCATGGAAAATAAAAAGCCCACCGTGAAAGTGGGCCTTTTAAGCAGGTGCCTTTTAGTTGGCGGTGATGTTGATGATTTGAATGCGGGTGTTGCGGGCGATTCTTAAGGTATTTTCGCCTTTTTTAAGATGCTTAAGCACGTCCTTTGAGTTGTCGACGGGCTTTTTGTTCACATCAAGAACGACATCCCCAACCCGCAGGCCTCCGCGGGAAGCAGCGCTTGAGCGTTCAGTTTCAATGATCACTGGCTGCTTCATATCTGAAGGAAGCCCCCATTCGGTTCTGAGCTCCGGCGTCGGGTCCATGACCGAGAAACCCAGATTGAAAGGCGCTTTTTGACCCACATAGCTTTTCGCCTGAGCTT encodes:
- a CDS encoding SUMF1/EgtB/PvdO family nonheme iron enzyme, which gives rise to MSKAFMCILALLMFSLPGFVRAQHKGINFQAVIKKPDGTYPSAIGLTVTLQILDPVTKCVLREEEHSSKNVSNGYLNLVIGDASATTPLGKNPSPVLSIPEVMDNRKQRTGLKCVDIHNNVVASNQTYIPSNVDRRVLRVRLNIQGDDVVADFNMRAVAFAVNSEMLNSKTDTDFVNVNNAKGVTQDNVESIFERYTNLDAILNNYTKLNSLLGNTNGAGNNLGVNITGNAATATTANSIAGGVNSLLPTQTGNGGKYLKTDGTNVSWETAAGGGGLTQVGINLPASVFTNGADITANGKVSATFTNQNANVVFAGPSSGGAAVPGFRALTASDIPSLGWNQMTGVLSSEQIASHTPSFIANGLVMTGATGVAEPLVLSPCVGVVKSTLATYSCAPLASTDLATDIIKTGHIENGAVTDAKISGTISSGKLPVASGTTDGIINQVAQSIKGVKTFIDNAIFNTITASGNITTSADLASTNMTASGVVSADRIKVANSSAACNGTTEGSLRYNSTKKKMEYCNGTDWTQISQGVIASLILGAPSSAIVKSGPVTFDVTYGSGVDTGTINLTPAHVTIAGTATAGCSVTGVAGGGTTRTVTVNGCTGTGSVYITIAPGTANSTTGDAAPAAGPSASYLVDNTGPNAPTSLVLGSVPNNFTNSPTITYTAATDVGGSAIAKHQVQIKKTSDSSIVKAWADHVSGADISGLSLTFNTNYTVEVRAEDALGNIGDIASAAWTTIDDPCPTNYILVPALAGYTTQDFCVAQYEMKSNSGAKSEPAGNPWVSINRDDSRTQCTNLGGKYDLISNNQWQTIARNIEQVPSNWSGGAVGNGKLARGWAANSGAYPDSAGAYDGWTNSAVASSTGPACLYNTGANACSSTGTHLYRRTHTLTNGKEIWDFSGNVWEWTRDNYADLGVNPAISAAWQEIFGLSVTNKGLFGPADGNLKSNQGIGQAYGTSNGAVLRGGNWSNGAYVGVFAVNLFFAPSIPNTDIGFRCVFVP
- a CDS encoding S66 peptidase family protein; its protein translation is MAKPIRAPKPLKVGDTIGVFTPSSPGYSWNEGLFVNGIKNLERVGFKVKLGSLTHARKSQGYRSGTPEERAQEFMSLIEDPEVQGLVSTIGGNNSSSLIPFLDFEKIREHRKVICGFSDVTSLHLAIMKFSGLRTVYGPSVMCWFGEWPDGVPESTQWFLDAVTLPNKGFRKINPPQRWSNHKRDWSNGDWKNLPRHWQNNEGWKVLHPGVASGEILALNLNTLMSAAGTPYWPDFQDKILLIEDMDAPLSRTERHLQQLKFIGVFEKIKGLIIGKPEFYNQEGASFTYEDLFKEILGPRPYPVISNFDCSHTVPMISITQLSPVEISAFDITEVEFSICSDL
- a CDS encoding nucleotidyl transferase AbiEii/AbiGii toxin family protein encodes the protein MSLIQGITEFTNELQKRHIQFGIIGGMAVFAYGGERTTFDIDFLIHGQHKNALKEIAHDLSLKVVNENAEVLQLSGHAQIDIIFANRPKSQEMLEHLRTIDGFPYQVVSPEDLIGLKIQAFAGDRSREFTDKGDILTILRNVPDVNFSKIKEYADIFNVWNEILDIKNRL
- the spoVG gene encoding septation regulator SpoVG translates to MKVTEVKVFPVNEDRLKAYVSITLDNCFVVRDLKVIQGTSGLFVAMPSKKRKDGQFRDIAHPLNQETRTMIEDLIFEAYEKELKSMGETLVNLKRQKAPNSDYGDDY